A genomic segment from Sulfitobacter mediterraneus encodes:
- a CDS encoding acetate--CoA ligase family protein, protein MTRNLDRLLRPRNITVIGGGAWCRAVVEQCQKMGFAGGIWPVHPKAETVGGLPAFPNLDALPEPPDACFVGVNRDATVALVGQLSQMGAGGAVCFASGFLEAQAEDAEGADLQASLLQAAGEMPILGPNCYGFVNYLDGALLWPDQHGGQRCDGGVAVITQSSNIAINLTMQARGLPLAYVVTAGNQAQCGIADIGLSLLDDPRVRALGLHIEGFGDLRGFEALSARARALGKPIVAIKVGRSDQARAATVSHTASLAGEDAGAAALLRRLGIARVPDLPTFLETLKLLHVAGPLPQGTIATISCSGGEASLAADTAVPMAIDFPPLNPRQKSDLRAALGPRVALANPLDYHTYIWRDVPAMTRCFAAMSDPGIAITILIVDFPRADRCDPKDWDCVIAACIAAQQETGGQYGMAATLPELMPEAVATQLLAAGVVPFSGLTEALAACAASVMPFTAADPVLCPEPCANPRLVSEAHAKGALAAFGLRVPRSARASGLNDLSQAARIVGFPQVLKGEGIAHKTEAGAVCLNLHDEAATLAAANDMPATEFLIEEMITGALAELLVGIVRDPAHGYLLTIAAGGVLTEILNDSVSLLLPARPDEIDAALDRLKIAPLLNGYRGKPPCDRAAILRAVMAVQDYALAHTAGLQEIEINPLICTQHDAIAADALLRRDA, encoded by the coding sequence ATGACCCGCAATCTGGATCGGCTTCTCAGGCCACGCAACATCACGGTGATCGGCGGCGGTGCATGGTGCCGTGCGGTGGTGGAGCAATGCCAAAAGATGGGGTTTGCGGGCGGTATTTGGCCGGTTCACCCAAAGGCGGAGACTGTCGGCGGCCTGCCCGCGTTTCCAAACCTGGACGCCCTGCCCGAACCACCTGACGCCTGCTTTGTCGGCGTGAACCGTGACGCGACGGTTGCCCTTGTTGGCCAGTTGTCACAGATGGGTGCTGGTGGCGCGGTGTGCTTTGCTTCCGGCTTTCTTGAGGCGCAGGCTGAGGATGCAGAGGGTGCAGATTTGCAGGCGTCATTGCTGCAGGCGGCTGGCGAAATGCCGATCCTTGGGCCAAATTGTTATGGCTTTGTGAATTATCTCGACGGCGCGTTGCTTTGGCCGGATCAGCATGGCGGCCAACGCTGTGACGGCGGCGTCGCCGTGATCACCCAAAGCTCAAACATCGCCATCAATCTGACTATGCAAGCCCGCGGTCTGCCACTTGCCTACGTCGTCACAGCGGGCAATCAGGCGCAATGCGGTATCGCAGATATCGGTCTGTCGCTGCTGGATGATCCGCGCGTTAGGGCGCTTGGCCTTCATATCGAAGGGTTTGGTGATCTGCGCGGGTTTGAAGCCCTCTCGGCACGGGCACGGGCACTGGGCAAACCGATTGTCGCGATAAAGGTGGGCCGCTCCGATCAAGCGCGTGCCGCCACGGTTTCCCACACCGCATCTCTGGCGGGAGAAGACGCAGGCGCCGCCGCCCTTCTGCGCAGGTTGGGCATTGCCCGCGTACCGGATTTGCCAACTTTTCTTGAAACTCTGAAGCTGCTGCATGTTGCCGGCCCATTGCCGCAAGGCACCATTGCGACGATCAGTTGTTCGGGCGGCGAGGCCAGCCTTGCCGCCGATACCGCCGTTCCTATGGCCATAGACTTTCCACCGCTCAATCCACGTCAGAAATCAGACCTGCGAGCGGCCCTTGGCCCTCGCGTGGCGTTGGCCAATCCGCTGGATTACCACACTTATATCTGGCGTGACGTGCCCGCGATGACCCGCTGTTTTGCTGCGATGTCCGACCCCGGAATCGCCATCACCATCCTGATTGTCGATTTCCCGCGTGCAGATCGCTGCGACCCCAAAGACTGGGATTGCGTGATCGCGGCCTGTATCGCCGCGCAGCAAGAAACCGGAGGCCAATATGGCATGGCCGCAACCCTGCCCGAGCTGATGCCCGAAGCTGTGGCAACACAATTGCTGGCGGCAGGTGTTGTGCCGTTTTCCGGATTGACCGAAGCACTTGCTGCTTGTGCCGCCAGTGTCATGCCATTCACTGCCGCGGACCCCGTTTTGTGCCCCGAACCCTGCGCAAACCCCCGACTGGTTTCCGAGGCCCACGCCAAGGGTGCCCTGGCCGCATTTGGCCTGCGCGTTCCCCGCTCTGCGCGCGCCTCTGGTCTGAATGACCTGTCCCAAGCCGCCCGCATTGTCGGCTTTCCCCAAGTGCTCAAGGGCGAAGGTATTGCCCATAAGACCGAAGCCGGCGCGGTTTGTCTCAACCTGCATGATGAAGCCGCAACACTGGCCGCTGCCAATGATATGCCCGCGACTGAATTTTTGATCGAAGAGATGATCACAGGCGCTCTGGCCGAGCTGTTGGTCGGCATTGTCCGCGACCCGGCGCATGGCTACCTCCTGACCATCGCAGCAGGTGGCGTCTTGACCGAGATCCTGAACGATTCCGTGTCTTTGCTCTTGCCTGCCCGACCGGACGAAATTGACGCCGCATTGGACCGCTTGAAAATCGCACCATTGCTGAACGGTTATCGTGGCAAACCACCTTGCGACCGCGCCGCGATATTGCGGGCAGTGATGGCTGTGCAAGACTATGCCCTTGCCCACACGGCGGGCTTGCAAGAGATTGAGATCAACCCATTGATTTGCACGCAGCACGATGCCATTGCCGCCGATGCGCTGCTGCGGCGCGACGCATAA
- a CDS encoding acyl-CoA dehydrogenase family protein, producing MDFGLTEEQEMIVSTVRSFVEKEIYPHEAEVERTGQVPHELGEAIKQKVIDLGFYACNFPEEVGGAGLSHVDFTLVERELGRGSMALTHFFGRPQNILMACNDDQKERYLLPAVRGERMDALAMTEPDAGSDVRGMKCTAVRDGGDWVVNGSKHFISGAEHADFFIVFIATGVDETPKGPKKRITTFLVDRGTPGFEVRDGYNSVSHKGYKNCILYFDNCRLPDAQVLGEVDGGFAVMNEWLYATRLTVAAFSVGRARRCFDYALNYAAERKQFGQQIGKFQGVSFQIADMITEIDAADWLTLSAAWRLDKGLPANREIASAKVYASEALARVTDTTLQIFGGMGLMDDFPIERFWRDARVERIWDGTSEIQRHIISRDLLRPLGA from the coding sequence ATGGATTTCGGCCTGACAGAAGAACAAGAAATGATCGTCTCAACCGTCCGCAGTTTCGTGGAAAAAGAGATCTATCCCCATGAGGCCGAGGTAGAGCGCACAGGCCAGGTGCCGCATGAGCTGGGCGAGGCGATCAAACAGAAAGTCATCGACCTTGGATTTTACGCCTGCAACTTCCCCGAAGAGGTCGGCGGCGCGGGGCTGAGCCATGTGGATTTCACCCTTGTCGAGCGCGAGTTGGGTCGTGGTTCAATGGCCCTCACGCATTTCTTTGGGCGCCCCCAGAACATTCTGATGGCCTGTAATGACGATCAAAAGGAACGCTATCTGCTGCCTGCGGTGCGCGGCGAACGGATGGATGCACTTGCCATGACCGAGCCCGATGCGGGTTCGGATGTGCGGGGGATGAAATGTACCGCCGTGCGCGATGGCGGTGACTGGGTCGTAAACGGGTCCAAGCACTTCATCTCGGGTGCGGAACATGCGGATTTCTTCATCGTTTTTATCGCCACAGGTGTGGATGAAACCCCCAAAGGCCCGAAAAAACGGATCACCACCTTCCTCGTGGATCGCGGAACGCCGGGGTTCGAGGTGCGCGACGGGTACAATTCGGTCAGCCACAAAGGATACAAGAACTGTATCCTCTATTTCGACAATTGCCGCCTGCCCGACGCGCAGGTTCTGGGCGAGGTCGATGGTGGTTTCGCAGTCATGAACGAATGGCTTTATGCCACGCGGCTGACCGTTGCGGCCTTTTCCGTTGGGCGGGCGCGGCGCTGTTTTGACTACGCGCTGAACTATGCGGCGGAACGCAAGCAGTTCGGCCAACAGATCGGCAAGTTTCAGGGCGTGAGTTTTCAAATCGCGGATATGATCACCGAGATTGACGCCGCAGATTGGCTGACACTGTCAGCGGCTTGGCGGCTCGATAAAGGGCTTCCGGCCAATCGCGAAATCGCATCAGCCAAGGTTTACGCCTCCGAGGCCTTGGCGCGGGTCACGGATACCACCTTGCAGATCTTTGGCGGCATGGGGCTGATGGATGATTTCCCGATCGAACGGTTCTGGCGGGATGCACGGGTTGAACGCATTTGGGATGGCACATCAGAGATCCAGCGCCACATCATTTCGCGCGACTTGTTGCGCCCCTTGGGGGCTTGA
- a CDS encoding GlxA family transcriptional regulator, protein MQDSNKSNPEPTHIGLLLFDGFSNHCVANLIEPLRAANTLGGRALYTWRYVTTDGAGVESSSGLRILPEVALSDMRGDVLMVAPSYGFRALCRPDVIRSLRAAAGRFDQVAGLDTGSWLLAEAGLLDGYRATIHPEEITALAEQFPKVSVEQDRYVIDGKRITCSGAMAAFDLSLHMVLRDGGAKLALEVEQLFVTRDATTTPAEPVLGRSKLVRAAIAFMNQHLETPVSISRISSRLSCTQRRLEAAFKDETGITPQHVYRRQRLVLARRLAQTTRLPMAEIAVRSGYQDASAMARAFRSEFGLTPSEARQIAQR, encoded by the coding sequence ATGCAGGATTCGAACAAATCAAATCCAGAACCGACGCATATCGGACTATTGTTGTTCGACGGGTTTTCAAACCACTGCGTTGCAAATCTGATTGAACCCTTGCGGGCCGCAAATACGCTGGGCGGGCGCGCGCTTTACACTTGGCGCTATGTGACCACGGATGGCGCTGGTGTAGAGAGTTCAAGCGGGCTGCGCATCCTTCCAGAAGTGGCCCTGAGCGATATGCGCGGCGATGTGTTGATGGTTGCTCCGTCTTACGGCTTTCGTGCTCTTTGCCGGCCCGATGTCATCAGAAGCCTGCGGGCCGCGGCAGGCAGATTTGACCAGGTTGCGGGCCTTGATACCGGATCGTGGTTGCTGGCCGAGGCCGGGCTTCTGGACGGGTATCGCGCCACGATTCACCCCGAAGAGATCACAGCCCTGGCAGAGCAATTCCCAAAGGTGTCCGTTGAACAGGACCGTTATGTGATTGACGGAAAACGCATCACCTGTTCGGGCGCGATGGCGGCCTTTGATCTGTCCTTGCATATGGTTCTGCGTGATGGCGGTGCCAAGCTGGCCCTTGAGGTGGAGCAGTTGTTCGTGACCCGCGATGCCACGACGACGCCTGCAGAGCCGGTTCTGGGGCGCAGTAAACTGGTTCGCGCCGCGATTGCTTTCATGAACCAGCATCTGGAAACTCCGGTTTCGATTTCACGGATCTCAAGCCGGCTTTCTTGTACCCAGCGCCGTCTAGAAGCTGCGTTCAAAGACGAAACAGGCATTACGCCGCAGCATGTTTACCGGCGGCAACGTCTGGTACTGGCGCGGCGTTTGGCGCAAACGACCCGTTTGCCTATGGCCGAAATTGCCGTGCGGTCCGGCTATCAGGATGCCAGCGCAATGGCGCGAGCGTTCCGGTCTGAATTTGGCTTAACCCCAAGCGAGGCACGCCAGATTGCACAGAGATAG
- a CDS encoding HAD-IIIC family phosphatase, whose amino-acid sequence MMPCPEFPEEIRLIIWDLDETFWNGTLTEGGIAYRQDCHDLVLALNRRGVMNAICSKNDHANIERLLKAKDIWDQFIFPSIDWTAKGPRIAAMLDQIGLRPQSVLFIDDNPMNLAQAAEAAPGLNTAGPEVICHLKDAPQLAGKDDPDLSRLRQYKIKEAKNHAKEITDDSTLDFLRKSDVQVLFDYDVTAHLDRAIELINRTNQLNFTKNRLPENIEDARAKLGAALSHNTSDAALIRVRDRFGDYGYVGFYLTRRIQNTRRLEHFCFSCRTLNMFIEHYVYDVLNNPELPVRGEVLSDLQNDPIKVDWITPLTLLPEKEKPAQTVQNLGPIFARGGCDLASLMHYLTLHSSQITEEFNAPRNGQMLRRDHTAFLMPALGGGLSAAEMEAAQSLGYQAQDFETDLLSICRPGSLCFLSFWADADIPVYRHKDTGLQVPYWLVGAQNHDLIARADLRAAVAKTDVQRERLNILSRDFEHLGLLGPGQMVQRYTQILDVIPPQVQIVLMLANERGSLFFLNRDKPRHKHHQILNTALRQVAAQRPNVMLLNPENHIHDAQDLLDLNHFRRDVYHRIYLELLEGLRLPKAA is encoded by the coding sequence ATGATGCCGTGTCCCGAATTTCCAGAAGAGATCCGTCTGATCATTTGGGATCTGGATGAGACATTCTGGAACGGCACGTTGACTGAGGGAGGCATCGCGTACCGACAGGATTGTCACGATCTGGTACTTGCCCTGAACAGGCGCGGCGTGATGAACGCGATTTGTTCAAAGAATGATCACGCAAACATTGAGAGGCTTCTAAAGGCCAAGGATATCTGGGACCAGTTTATCTTTCCCAGTATTGACTGGACGGCCAAGGGCCCGCGCATCGCGGCGATGTTGGACCAAATTGGATTGCGCCCGCAATCGGTTTTGTTCATTGACGACAACCCGATGAACCTCGCCCAAGCGGCAGAGGCGGCGCCGGGTTTGAATACTGCCGGACCGGAGGTGATTTGCCATCTAAAGGACGCACCGCAACTTGCCGGAAAAGATGATCCCGACCTTTCAAGACTGAGGCAATACAAGATTAAAGAAGCAAAAAACCACGCCAAAGAGATCACGGATGACAGCACTCTGGATTTCCTGCGGAAGAGCGACGTGCAGGTGCTTTTTGACTACGACGTTACGGCGCATCTGGATCGTGCGATTGAGCTGATCAATCGCACAAACCAGCTTAACTTTACAAAGAACCGATTGCCGGAAAACATTGAGGATGCCCGCGCGAAGCTTGGCGCGGCGTTGTCTCACAACACCAGCGACGCTGCGTTGATCCGGGTGCGGGACCGGTTTGGTGATTACGGCTATGTCGGGTTCTACCTCACGCGCCGTATCCAGAATACGCGCCGACTTGAACATTTCTGTTTTTCCTGCCGAACGCTGAATATGTTTATCGAACACTACGTTTACGATGTGCTGAACAATCCAGAGCTTCCGGTGCGTGGTGAGGTTCTTTCCGACTTGCAAAACGATCCGATAAAGGTGGATTGGATCACGCCGCTGACGCTGCTGCCAGAAAAGGAAAAACCGGCCCAAACGGTACAGAATTTGGGGCCGATATTCGCACGGGGTGGCTGTGATCTGGCCAGCTTGATGCATTATTTGACACTGCATAGCTCACAGATCACTGAAGAGTTTAACGCGCCGCGCAATGGTCAGATGTTGCGCCGCGATCATACTGCATTCTTGATGCCCGCACTGGGCGGCGGCCTTTCGGCAGCCGAGATGGAGGCAGCCCAAAGTCTGGGATATCAAGCTCAGGATTTTGAAACGGATCTGCTGTCGATATGCAGGCCCGGCTCACTTTGTTTCTTGAGCTTCTGGGCCGATGCGGACATTCCGGTTTATCGTCACAAAGACACCGGGTTGCAGGTGCCATATTGGCTGGTTGGCGCTCAGAATCATGATTTGATCGCCCGCGCCGATCTACGTGCCGCTGTGGCCAAGACAGATGTACAGCGTGAGCGACTGAATATTCTCAGCCGGGATTTTGAGCATCTTGGCCTTCTTGGCCCTGGTCAGATGGTACAGCGTTACACGCAGATATTGGATGTCATTCCACCGCAGGTGCAGATCGTCCTGATGCTGGCCAACGAACGTGGTTCATTGTTTTTTCTCAACCGGGACAAACCTCGACACAAGCATCATCAAATATTGAACACGGCCCTGCGGCAGGTGGCGGCGCAGCGCCCGAATGTAATGCTGCTCAACCCCGAAAACCACATTCACGATGCGCAAGATTTATTGGACCTGAACCATTTTCGCCGCGATGTGTATCATCGGATTTATCTCGAGCTGCTGGAGGGGCTGCGTCTGCCCAAGGCGGCATGA
- a CDS encoding sulfotransferase: MKAGTTWLYAVLSRHPALHFAMEKEIHYFYHRYVDQTQLNETRRLTEARNRYLPRFDPNSANIDAVRHNLHWIANYLSRPVDDFWYRNLFQMRDKEIYACDFSNLHALLPAAAWPRVAGHADRLRVLYTMRDPLKRLWSHTKFHLQITGQIENLSSWSAEQFEGFVRQPHIWKNAEYGEVLRNLRDGLPRQSRKVIFYEDLHNDQRAVLRQIETFLGIESFHYPQTLLDRRFTESVKHPMPGFFADLFASDATRICREVEQEGFEIPESWSIRVRSH, encoded by the coding sequence ATGAAAGCCGGGACGACCTGGTTGTATGCCGTGCTGTCGCGGCATCCCGCTCTCCATTTTGCAATGGAAAAGGAAATTCACTATTTCTATCACCGCTATGTTGATCAGACCCAACTGAACGAAACCCGGCGCCTGACCGAAGCCCGAAACCGGTATTTGCCGCGGTTTGACCCAAACTCCGCAAACATTGATGCGGTGCGTCATAATTTGCATTGGATCGCCAATTATCTCAGCCGCCCGGTTGACGATTTCTGGTATCGAAATCTCTTTCAAATGCGAGACAAAGAAATCTACGCCTGTGATTTCTCCAACTTGCATGCGCTGCTTCCGGCGGCGGCTTGGCCCCGTGTCGCGGGTCATGCGGATCGGTTGAGGGTTCTTTATACGATGCGGGATCCCCTCAAACGGCTGTGGAGCCATACGAAGTTTCATCTGCAAATCACAGGCCAGATTGAAAACCTATCATCTTGGAGCGCAGAGCAATTTGAGGGGTTCGTTCGGCAACCACATATTTGGAAGAATGCTGAATACGGTGAGGTGCTGCGCAATCTGCGTGACGGTCTTCCCCGACAAAGCCGCAAAGTGATCTTCTATGAGGATCTCCACAATGATCAGCGTGCTGTGCTCCGCCAAATCGAGACCTTTCTTGGGATTGAATCGTTTCACTATCCACAGACCCTTCTGGATCGGCGATTTACCGAGAGTGTAAAACATCCAATGCCGGGGTTCTTTGCGGATTTGTTTGCAAGTGATGCGACACGGATTTGCAGGGAAGTGGAGCAAGAGGGTTTTGAAATACCCGAAAGCTGGTCGATCAGGGTCAGGAGCCATTAA
- a CDS encoding sulfotransferase family 2 domain-containing protein, with protein sequence MSHPSRTVILHCHLFKNAGTSLDHILKQNFADRWVTREFDMGKGGNTGQVENWILSSPKAVAFSSHTVTGPLPSLPDIEIVPILLLRDPLSRIRSAYRFERSQQADTFGAKLAKVNDLAGYVSKRLSNPQDRQCKSFQAWRLAMFCPGPEAEYQRAKKGAALINETGVLGLVEAFDQTLAALQCRIRGVFPDFAWQHVHANTSAKTPESHMDRALLQQLEDANADDLNLLRYAQELLCVDQRND encoded by the coding sequence ATGAGCCACCCCTCACGCACGGTGATCTTGCACTGCCACCTGTTCAAGAATGCAGGCACATCGCTTGATCACATCCTCAAGCAGAATTTTGCAGATCGCTGGGTCACCCGCGAATTCGACATGGGAAAGGGCGGCAACACCGGTCAGGTCGAAAATTGGATTCTGTCCTCACCGAAGGCCGTGGCATTCTCATCCCATACAGTGACGGGACCGCTGCCCAGTTTGCCCGATATCGAAATTGTCCCGATCCTGCTGCTCAGAGATCCTTTGTCACGGATCAGATCGGCCTACAGGTTTGAAAGAAGTCAACAGGCGGACACCTTCGGCGCCAAGTTGGCCAAGGTCAACGATTTGGCCGGATATGTTTCGAAAAGGCTGTCAAACCCCCAAGACCGCCAATGCAAAAGCTTTCAAGCCTGGCGGTTGGCAATGTTCTGCCCCGGACCAGAGGCGGAATACCAAAGAGCAAAAAAAGGCGCTGCTTTGATCAATGAGACAGGTGTGCTTGGTCTGGTTGAGGCATTTGACCAGACCTTGGCGGCACTACAATGCCGCATCAGGGGGGTGTTCCCTGATTTTGCCTGGCAACATGTCCATGCCAATACCTCCGCCAAGACACCGGAGTCGCATATGGACCGGGCCTTGCTGCAGCAGTTGGAAGACGCCAATGCGGATGATCTAAACCTGTTGCGGTATGCGCAAGAACTCCTGTGTGTCGATCAGCGGAACGATTAG
- a CDS encoding glycosyltransferase, with product MTLARIPDFHCLLMMDGVIYGNLEDNARPTSRELHLGGARSLFAPSAQAPVNGHGVSIPFNLSSDAMTTRIRSEPSETKAGEIFACWVNYLSDWSMNGSQTIQLMIHQFDAPCRITFEDQLTVAKLRKGMRFETHLAIHRAQADLVVTFSDLFSEREERHRVVFDPAFKGGATANGYLPVSIPLPDHFESCNVALAVEYHQHIPDDTGTEPFMFIAGTQIAPDREAKPNEPSAVPRQISGEATENGNTWVSAPLPTALTPGQAISVNVDGESFPLTPMQTTSFFVRENFGHTLICQSEEELDLILSIDGRYISALQIGVNDTVIRLPDQFLDGHVHLVCITDSSGSVTLFKSQQLIPAIVTPAEVMQHESVAPFPSMIFAQTALRYDGLKKLIGAAGADTNLAQVAHAIKTVEGGHENVKLEPLAFAQVDRPDVSIVIPAHNKVKVTYLALCSLLIATNRASFEVIVVDDASTDETANLEKIVTGIQVIRNEMPQRFVRAVNAGAQLARGHYIALLNNDVEVTAGWLDALIDAFDRFDNVGLAGSKLLNPDGSLQDAGGIVWGSGNPWNYGKAQNPHEPRFSYARQADYLSGAALMMPRHLWDKIGGLSQYLEPMYFEDTDLAFKVREAGYATWFVPSSQVYHFEGMTSGTDVSTGFKKFQEVNRPKFKRRWASAFGQFGTEGIAPDLEKDRGIFGRVLFIDYAPPRPDKDAGSYAALQEMKLVQSLGYKVTFMSTNMAHLGSYTEDLQRQGIEVIYAPFFMNVDEYLTKHAQDFDAFYLTRYYVAQAVLPTIQAHAPGARILFNNADLHFLRELRTAQREGDLNKLESARRVRTEELDVIKAVDVVLSYTDVEHSVIEAYTDGQAKIVKCPWVVALPEQVPELEGRHGLSFLGSFRHHPNSEGIKWFARDVMPLLECDGAAPLLTIYGSSMNEDIRALASDLIHPHGFIENASDAFQGHRIFIAPLLSGAGIKGKVISALAHGIPTVLTPIAAEGIGLRSGLDCIIAETSDEWRRAIAALACDDQLWQRLSSNGRGYVADAFSFDRGRNQMRSAFEAADLFCARP from the coding sequence ATGACGCTTGCGAGAATACCCGATTTCCATTGCTTGCTGATGATGGATGGTGTGATTTACGGCAATCTCGAAGACAATGCGCGACCGACGTCACGTGAACTGCACCTCGGTGGCGCACGCAGCCTGTTTGCGCCTAGCGCGCAGGCACCGGTAAACGGACACGGTGTCTCGATCCCGTTCAACCTATCTTCTGATGCGATGACCACCCGCATCAGATCAGAGCCGAGCGAAACAAAAGCCGGAGAAATCTTTGCGTGCTGGGTCAACTACCTTTCTGACTGGAGCATGAATGGCAGCCAAACCATCCAGTTGATGATCCATCAATTCGATGCTCCATGCCGCATCACGTTCGAAGATCAATTGACCGTCGCCAAATTGCGAAAAGGTATGCGGTTCGAAACCCACCTGGCCATCCACCGGGCTCAAGCTGATCTGGTCGTCACCTTCTCCGACCTCTTCAGCGAGCGGGAGGAACGCCATCGCGTGGTCTTTGATCCGGCCTTCAAGGGGGGTGCAACGGCCAACGGCTATTTGCCCGTTTCAATCCCGCTGCCGGACCATTTCGAAAGCTGCAATGTCGCGCTTGCGGTTGAGTACCATCAGCATATTCCCGACGATACCGGCACAGAGCCATTCATGTTTATCGCGGGTACGCAGATCGCCCCGGATCGTGAAGCCAAACCCAACGAGCCAAGTGCCGTACCCCGCCAAATCTCCGGAGAGGCAACGGAAAACGGGAACACCTGGGTCAGTGCACCCCTGCCAACCGCCCTCACGCCCGGGCAGGCGATTTCAGTGAACGTTGACGGAGAATCCTTTCCGCTGACACCGATGCAAACAACGTCATTTTTCGTTCGGGAGAATTTCGGGCACACGTTGATATGTCAGTCCGAAGAGGAATTGGATCTGATTCTAAGCATTGATGGCCGCTACATCAGCGCACTGCAAATTGGGGTGAACGACACTGTCATACGGTTGCCGGATCAGTTTCTTGATGGCCATGTGCATCTGGTCTGCATCACTGACAGTTCTGGTTCTGTCACCCTGTTCAAGAGTCAGCAATTGATTCCCGCAATTGTCACCCCTGCCGAGGTGATGCAGCACGAATCGGTTGCCCCTTTCCCGTCAATGATTTTTGCCCAGACCGCCCTGCGTTATGATGGTTTGAAAAAACTGATCGGCGCGGCCGGGGCAGACACCAACCTTGCACAGGTGGCTCACGCTATAAAAACCGTGGAAGGTGGGCACGAAAACGTAAAACTTGAACCGCTTGCCTTTGCGCAGGTGGACAGGCCTGACGTTTCCATCGTCATTCCAGCCCACAACAAGGTCAAAGTGACCTACCTTGCCTTGTGCTCTCTTTTGATCGCGACAAATCGCGCCTCGTTCGAAGTGATTGTCGTTGATGATGCCTCAACTGACGAGACAGCAAACCTCGAAAAGATCGTCACGGGAATTCAGGTCATCCGTAATGAAATGCCGCAGCGGTTTGTCCGGGCCGTCAACGCTGGTGCGCAACTGGCCAGAGGTCACTACATCGCCTTGCTCAACAACGATGTCGAAGTCACGGCGGGATGGCTCGATGCGTTGATTGATGCCTTTGACCGGTTTGACAATGTCGGTCTTGCCGGATCCAAGCTGCTTAACCCTGACGGCAGCTTGCAAGACGCCGGCGGGATCGTCTGGGGGTCCGGAAACCCGTGGAATTACGGCAAGGCACAAAACCCCCACGAGCCGCGTTTCAGCTATGCCCGCCAAGCGGATTATCTATCAGGCGCTGCGTTGATGATGCCCCGGCACCTGTGGGACAAGATCGGCGGCCTGTCGCAATATCTTGAACCGATGTATTTTGAGGACACTGATCTGGCCTTCAAGGTTCGGGAGGCAGGATACGCAACATGGTTCGTTCCCTCGTCACAGGTATACCACTTCGAAGGCATGACCTCCGGCACTGATGTCTCCACCGGGTTCAAGAAATTTCAAGAAGTGAACCGACCCAAATTCAAACGACGCTGGGCCAGTGCCTTCGGGCAATTTGGCACCGAAGGTATCGCACCAGATCTTGAGAAAGATCGGGGGATTTTTGGGCGGGTCCTGTTTATCGATTATGCTCCGCCTCGCCCGGATAAGGACGCCGGTTCTTACGCTGCTCTTCAGGAGATGAAGCTGGTGCAATCGCTTGGCTATAAGGTCACATTCATGTCGACCAACATGGCACACCTGGGGAGCTACACCGAAGATCTACAACGTCAGGGGATCGAGGTGATCTATGCGCCGTTTTTCATGAACGTGGATGAATATCTAACCAAACACGCCCAGGACTTTGATGCCTTCTATCTGACCAGATATTATGTCGCCCAGGCCGTTCTGCCGACAATCCAGGCCCATGCACCCGGCGCTCGAATCCTCTTCAACAACGCCGATCTGCACTTTCTCAGGGAGCTGCGTACAGCCCAACGCGAGGGCGATCTGAACAAGTTGGAAAGCGCCCGCAGGGTGCGCACAGAGGAACTGGATGTCATCAAGGCGGTTGACGTGGTCCTGTCCTATACCGACGTCGAACATTCCGTCATCGAGGCCTACACCGATGGGCAGGCCAAGATCGTCAAATGCCCTTGGGTGGTGGCCCTTCCTGAACAAGTTCCGGAGCTTGAAGGCCGCCACGGCTTGTCTTTTTTGGGAAGCTTTCGGCACCACCCAAACTCGGAAGGTATCAAATGGTTTGCAAGGGACGTGATGCCACTGCTGGAATGTGACGGCGCGGCGCCCCTTTTGACAATCTATGGGTCAAGTATGAACGAGGACATTCGCGCGTTGGCGTCTGATCTGATCCACCCGCACGGGTTCATCGAGAACGCCAGCGACGCCTTTCAAGGGCATCGCATTTTTATTGCGCCTCTGCTGTCCGGCGCGGGCATAAAGGGCAAAGTCATCTCTGCTCTCGCGCATGGCATTCCTACAGTTCTGACGCCGATTGCCGCCGAAGGGATTGGTCTGCGCAGCGGTCTCGATTGCATCATCGCTGAAACATCCGACGAATGGCGCAGGGCAATCGCCGCGTTAGCCTGCGATGACCAGCTTTGGCAACGGCTGTCGTCCAACGGGCGGGGATACGTGGCAGATGCCTTCAGCTTTGATCGGGGCCGAAACCAGATGCGCAGCGCGTTTGAAGCGGCAGACTTGTTTTGCGCACGGCCGTAA